In the genome of Gemmatimonadota bacterium, the window TCCACGTTCCGGGACCACCTGGCCAACGGGAACATCCTGAGCGTGACGATTCTCGAAAAGACCATCGTCGGCGAATTCAGGAACGGGGTCAGTACACCCGTCCCCGGCAGCCGGGAATCCATGGAGACCCGATTCAAGGTCGAGATTCCTTTCGAAGACACGGAACTGATCGATGAGCTGGTGCGGAAAGACGTAACGATCACCGCACGGCCGAAGTCGAGTCCCTGGTATACGCACCTGGTCACCTGGTTTCCGCTGCTCCTCATCATCGGCCTGTGGATCCTCATCTTCCGGCAGATGCAGGGCGGCCAGAAGGGCCTCTTCTCCATGGGGAAGAGCCAGGCCAGGCTATCGGGAGAGCGCGAAGGCGTCAAGTTCAGTGAAGTGGCCGGCGTCGAAGAGGCGAAGCGCGACCTGCAGGAGGTCGTGGCGTTTCTCAAGCATCCGGACAAGTTCAGCCGGTTCGGCGCGCGCATTCCGAAAGGCGTGCTCCTGCTGGGTCCGCCTGGCACGGGAAAGACCCTCCTGGCCCGCGCGGTTTCCGGTGAAGCGGGCGTTCCCTTCTTTACCATGAGCGGCGCGGATTTCATGGAGATGTTCGTGGGGGTCGGCGCGTCCAGGGTGCGGGACCTGTTCAAACAGGGCAAGGAGAACGCGCCGTGCATCATTTTCATCGACGAGCTGGACGCCGTGGGCCGCCACCGGGGCGCGGGCCTGGGTGGCGGGCACGATGAAAGGGAACAGACGCTGAACCAGTTGCTCGTGGAAATGGACGGTTTCGAGCCGAACAGCGGGGTCGTCCTCATCGCCGCCACGAACCGCCCCGACGTGCTGGACCCGGCGCTGCTCCGGCCCGGACGGTTCGACCGGCACGTCACCGTGGACCGGCCGGACGTCCGAGGGCGGGAGCAGATCCTGGAAATCAAGGCGAAGGACAAGCCGCTTGCGGATTGCGTGAACCTTAAGACCATGGCCAGGCTTACATCGGGCATGTCGGGCGCGGACCTGGAGAACATCATGAACGAGGCGGCACTGCTCGCCGCGCGGGAAGATCACAAGCGGATCGCCATGTCGGACCTCGAACGGGCCAGGGACCGCATCGTCATGGGCTCGGAACACCAGCTGGTCATGTCGGAAGAAGAGCGCAGGACCGTGGCCTACCACGAAAGCGGCCACGCCCTGACTGCCGCACTGATCCCCGAGATCGACTCTCCACACAGCGTCACCATCATTCCCCGAGGGCAGGCGCTCGGGATCACCTATTCCATTCCGGAGGAAGACCAATACCTGTATTCGGAAGCCTGGTGCCGGGGCCAGATCGCCTGCCTGCTGGCCGGCCAGGTGGCGGAACGCATCGGAGTCGGCGACACGTTCAACGGTGCCGGCGACGACATCAAGCGCGCCACGGATCTGGCGCGTCACATGGTCTGCGGCTGGGGGATGGGAGAACTCGGCCCTCTTGCCCTCGGCAATCAGGAAGGGGAAGTGTTCCTGGGCCGGGAACTCACCCGGAAGCGGGATTACAGCAACAAAACGGCCGTGAAGGTCGACGAGGACATGAAGAGGATCCTGGATGCCTGCCGGCAGCGCGCGGAAACCATCATTGCGAAGCGGGCAGACGTCCTGCACCGGATGGCCGAGGCCCTGCTCGAACATGAGACGCTGGATCGGGGGCAGGTGGAACAACTGCTCGCGGGCAAACCGCTGGCGCCGGCCGTCCAGCGCGAAGCCGCATCGACGCAGGACGCGAAGGATGAAGCCGGGCAGGCGGAGGAGACCCGGACTGACGAGGACAAAGCGCCGGCCCCCACGCC includes:
- the ftsH gene encoding ATP-dependent zinc metalloprotease FtsH, which produces MTNTGQHREGSRERRPDPPGQGRGNRQQAPGQGRGNRQQAPRRTRTIVMWVLLALLSVVLVQFFSRNRSDGMEIGYSTFRDHLANGNILSVTILEKTIVGEFRNGVSTPVPGSRESMETRFKVEIPFEDTELIDELVRKDVTITARPKSSPWYTHLVTWFPLLLIIGLWILIFRQMQGGQKGLFSMGKSQARLSGEREGVKFSEVAGVEEAKRDLQEVVAFLKHPDKFSRFGARIPKGVLLLGPPGTGKTLLARAVSGEAGVPFFTMSGADFMEMFVGVGASRVRDLFKQGKENAPCIIFIDELDAVGRHRGAGLGGGHDEREQTLNQLLVEMDGFEPNSGVVLIAATNRPDVLDPALLRPGRFDRHVTVDRPDVRGREQILEIKAKDKPLADCVNLKTMARLTSGMSGADLENIMNEAALLAAREDHKRIAMSDLERARDRIVMGSEHQLVMSEEERRTVAYHESGHALTAALIPEIDSPHSVTIIPRGQALGITYSIPEEDQYLYSEAWCRGQIACLLAGQVAERIGVGDTFNGAGDDIKRATDLARHMVCGWGMGELGPLALGNQEGEVFLGRELTRKRDYSNKTAVKVDEDMKRILDACRQRAETIIAKRADVLHRMAEALLEHETLDRGQVEQLLAGKPLAPAVQREAASTQDAKDEAGQAEETRTDEDKAPAPTPFKEPPLAAPGV